The following coding sequences are from one Pseudomonas oryzae window:
- a CDS encoding methyl-accepting chemotaxis protein, whose product MRNLTTSQKLWGTLIAAWLAMLVLMFWSSWVTRSVMFDERKAKVESQVAIALSVISDVAAQVQRGGMSLEQGQLYAGELIKSMRYDDGRGYFFVFDDSMVVAHPTIPTSTSVEDFKDADGRHLFVEMAQAVKKAGESAFVDYRWKHANGTELENKRSFVRSFEPWGWYIGTGTYIADINEMFVQKLIRAALGLLLAGIPLSLLMGWVIRDLLQRLGGDPRYAVAVARQIAEGDLSQAPLLRAGDTQSLLVDMNRMRESLSRTIGDISHSAREVHSEAEAISFGNAELAARTEQQAAALAETASTMEQLTSTVRQNAENADQARRLAANCADNARKGGSAMEQVVDAMNAIQSSATQMSSIVDTIDAIAFQTNILALNASVEAARAGEQGRGFAVVAGEVRKLASRSAEAAHEIKGLIDGAGGQVRNGNERVRQTGEVIRNMVADMGRLNTLIGEISSASAEQSNGIEQVNVAVAQMDQMTQRNAGMVQDSALAAQRLSKQSARLSEHVVRFVIGGDSAAPRARAESGAFERQPDGVRGEAAWS is encoded by the coding sequence CTGGGTGACGCGCAGCGTCATGTTCGACGAACGCAAGGCCAAGGTGGAAAGCCAGGTGGCGATCGCCCTGTCGGTGATCAGCGACGTGGCCGCGCAGGTGCAGCGTGGCGGCATGAGCCTGGAGCAGGGCCAGCTGTACGCCGGTGAGCTGATCAAGAGCATGCGCTACGACGACGGCCGCGGCTATTTCTTCGTCTTCGACGACAGCATGGTCGTCGCCCACCCGACCATTCCGACCAGCACCTCGGTCGAGGACTTCAAGGATGCCGATGGTCGCCACCTGTTCGTCGAGATGGCGCAGGCGGTGAAGAAGGCCGGCGAGTCCGCCTTCGTCGACTACCGCTGGAAGCATGCCAACGGTACGGAGCTGGAGAACAAGCGCTCCTTCGTGCGCAGTTTCGAACCCTGGGGCTGGTACATCGGTACCGGCACCTACATCGCCGACATCAACGAGATGTTCGTGCAGAAGCTGATCCGGGCGGCGCTCGGCTTGCTGCTGGCTGGCATCCCGCTGTCGCTGCTGATGGGCTGGGTGATCCGTGACCTGCTGCAGCGCCTGGGCGGCGATCCGCGCTACGCCGTGGCGGTGGCCCGGCAGATCGCCGAGGGCGACCTCAGCCAGGCGCCGCTGCTGCGTGCCGGCGACACCCAGAGCCTGCTGGTGGACATGAACCGCATGCGCGAGTCGCTCAGCCGCACCATCGGCGACATCAGCCACAGCGCCCGCGAGGTGCACAGCGAGGCCGAGGCGATCAGCTTCGGCAACGCCGAACTGGCCGCGCGTACCGAGCAGCAGGCCGCGGCGCTGGCGGAAACCGCCTCGACCATGGAGCAGCTCACCTCCACGGTGCGGCAGAACGCCGAGAACGCCGACCAGGCGCGGCGCCTGGCGGCCAACTGCGCCGACAACGCGCGCAAGGGCGGCAGCGCCATGGAGCAGGTGGTCGACGCCATGAACGCGATCCAGAGCAGCGCCACCCAGATGTCGAGCATCGTCGACACCATCGACGCGATCGCCTTCCAGACCAACATCCTCGCCCTCAACGCCTCGGTCGAGGCGGCGCGGGCCGGCGAGCAGGGCCGCGGCTTCGCCGTGGTCGCCGGCGAGGTGCGCAAGCTGGCCAGCCGCAGCGCCGAGGCCGCCCACGAGATCAAGGGGCTGATCGACGGCGCCGGCGGTCAGGTGCGCAACGGTAACGAGCGGGTACGCCAGACCGGCGAGGTCATCCGCAACATGGTGGCCGACATGGGCCGCCTGAACACGCTGATCGGCGAGATCTCCTCGGCCTCGGCGGAGCAGAGCAACGGCATCGAGCAGGTCAACGTGGCTGTGGCGCAGATGGACCAGATGACCCAGCGCAACGCCGGCATGGTGCAGGACAGCGCGCTGGCGGCCCAGCGCCTGAGCAAGCAGAGCGCGCGCCTGAGCGAGCACGTGGTGCGCTTCGTCATCGGCGGCGACAGCGCCGCGCCGCGCGCCCGCGCCGAAAGCGGGGCGTTCGAGCGGCAGCCGGACGGAGTGCGCGGCGAGGCGGCGTGGTCCTGA
- a CDS encoding methyl-accepting chemotaxis protein, with protein sequence MRGLIALIVLVSVGSICAVVWGVNRNVIRPLQRVVGHCEQIAAGNLAESIEKGNANEIGQLFASLAHIQQRLTATVGTVRHSSQLIHEGAQEIAEGNRNLSARTIEQAASLENTASSMEQLTSTVGQNADNARQASQLAATAAQAAQRGGEVVDEVVSTMGQISSSSHKVAEIIKLIDSIAFQTNILALNASVEAARAGEQGRGFAVVAGEVRSLASRSAEAAKDIRTLIGESVARVETGSELVSQAGNAMQEIVEAVQKVADIMDEIAAASAEQSNGIGLVNQAVTQMDQVTQQNAGLVQDSARSASDLVGEAARLREAVEVFRIVEAQLAQRAPAESWARQQYRNAEREVAELARPAAGSPAARPAAEDDDWQTF encoded by the coding sequence ATGCGTGGGCTGATCGCCCTGATCGTGCTGGTCTCGGTGGGCAGCATCTGTGCGGTGGTGTGGGGGGTCAACCGCAACGTGATCCGCCCGCTGCAGCGGGTGGTCGGCCACTGCGAGCAGATCGCTGCCGGCAACCTGGCCGAGTCGATCGAGAAGGGCAACGCCAACGAGATCGGCCAGCTGTTCGCCTCGCTGGCGCACATCCAGCAGCGCCTGACCGCCACCGTCGGCACCGTGCGGCACAGCAGCCAGCTGATCCACGAGGGCGCCCAGGAGATCGCCGAGGGCAATCGCAACCTGTCCGCGCGCACCATCGAGCAGGCCGCCTCGCTGGAGAACACCGCCTCGAGCATGGAGCAGCTGACCTCCACCGTCGGCCAGAACGCCGACAACGCGCGCCAGGCCAGCCAGCTGGCCGCCACCGCGGCGCAGGCCGCGCAGCGCGGCGGTGAGGTGGTCGACGAGGTGGTCAGCACCATGGGGCAGATCAGCAGCAGCTCGCACAAGGTCGCCGAGATCATCAAGTTGATCGACTCGATCGCCTTCCAGACCAACATCCTCGCCCTCAACGCCTCGGTCGAGGCGGCGCGCGCCGGCGAGCAGGGCCGCGGCTTCGCCGTGGTGGCCGGCGAGGTGCGCAGCCTGGCCAGCCGCAGCGCCGAGGCGGCCAAGGACATCCGCACGCTGATCGGCGAGTCGGTGGCGCGGGTCGAGACCGGCAGCGAGCTGGTCAGCCAGGCCGGCAACGCCATGCAGGAAATCGTCGAGGCGGTGCAGAAGGTCGCCGACATCATGGACGAGATCGCCGCCGCCTCCGCCGAGCAGAGCAACGGCATCGGCCTGGTCAACCAGGCGGTGACCCAGATGGATCAGGTGACCCAGCAGAACGCCGGTCTGGTGCAGGACTCGGCGCGCTCCGCCAGCGACCTGGTCGGCGAGGCCGCCCGTCTGCGCGAGGCGGTGGAAGTGTTCCGCATCGTCGAGGCGCAGCTGGCGCAGCGCGCGCCGGCCGAGTCGTGGGCGCGTCAGCAGTACCGCAACGCCGAGCGCGAAGTGGCCGAGCTGGCTCGTCCCGCTGCCGGCAGCCCCGCGGCCAGGCCGGCGGCTGAAGATGACGACTGGCAGACCTTCTAG